In the Hippoglossus stenolepis isolate QCI-W04-F060 chromosome 14, HSTE1.2, whole genome shotgun sequence genome, one interval contains:
- the tp63 gene encoding tumor protein 63 isoform X4 has protein sequence MLYLETGTATSYSESQYTNLGLLNSMDQSIQNGGSTSTSPYNNDHAQNNVTAPSPYAQPSSTFDALSPSPAIPSNTDYAGPHTFDVSFQQSSTAKSATWTYSTELKKLYCQIAKTCPIQIKVLTNPPQGAVIRAMPVYKKAEHVTEVVKRCPNHELSREFNDAQIAPPSHLIRVEGNSHAQYLEDTITGRQSVLVPYEPPQVGTEFTTILYNFMCNSSCVGGMNRRPILIIVTLETRDGQVLGRRCFEARICACPGRDRKADEDSIRKQHVTDATKSNDAFRQVSHGIQMSTIKKRRSTDEEVFCLPIKGREIYEILVKIKESLELMQFLPQHTIESYRQQQQNLLQKQTSMQSQPSYGSSSPTHGKVNKLPSVSQLINPQQRNTLTPSSMSGGLTDMTPMMGNHIPMNADMSSLSPTHALQQQLPLVPSSHCTPPPPYPMDSSISSFLIRLGCAGCLDYFTAQGLTNIYQIENYNMEDLSRMKIPVEFQHIIWKGIMEHRQAMDFSPPPHIVRTTSGASSVSMGSSEARGERVIDAVRFTLRQTISFPPRDEWSDFSFDLDSRRNKQQRIKEEGE, from the exons ATGTTGTACCTGGAGACAGGGACCGCTACATCCTACAGTGAG TCGCAGTACACAAACCTGGGGCTCCTGAACAGCATGGATCAGAGCATCCAGAACGGCGGCTCAACCTCcaccagcccctacaacaaCGACCATGCACAGAACAACGTGACAGCCCCATCACCCTACGCCCAGCCCAGCTCCACCTTCGACGCCCTGTCTCCCTCACCGGCAATCCCATCCAACACAGATTACGCTGGCCCTCACACTTTTGATGTGTCCTTCCAGCAGTCTAGTACGGCAAAGTCTGCCACCTGGACG TACTCAACAGAACTGAAGAAGTTATACTGCCAAATTGCCAAGACATGTCCCATTCAGATCAAAGTCCTGACCAACCCACCCCAGGGTGCCGTGATCAGAGCCATGCCTGTTTACAAGAAAGCCGAACATGTGACCGAAGTGGTAAAGCGCTGCCCGAACCACGAGCTCAGCCGCGAGTTCAACGATG CTCAGATCGCTCCTCCCAGCCATCTGATTCGCGTGGAGGGAAACAGCCATGCCCAGTACTTGGAGGACACCATCACTGGAAGACAGAGTGTATTAGTTCCTTATGAACCTCCCCAG GTTGGAACAGAATTCACCACGATCTTGTACAACTTCATGTGCAACTCGAGCTGCGTGGGTGGAATGAACAGACGCCCTATTCTCATCATTGTCACTCTGGAAACCAGAGA CGGTCAGGTATTAGGCCGCCGGTGCTTCGAGGCCAGGATCTGCGCCTGCCCGGGCAGAGACCGCAAGGCAGACGAGGACAGCATCCGCAAGCAGCATGTAACAGACGCCACAAAGAGCAATGATG CTTTCCGCCAGGTTTCCCACGGCATACAGATGTCTACTATCAAGAAGAGAAGATCCACAGACGAGGAGGTGTTCTGTTTGCCT ATTAAAGGCCGTGAAATTTATGAGATTTTGGTAAAAATCAAAGAGTCTCTGGAGCTCATGCAGTTTCTTCCACAACACACCATAGAATCAtaccggcagcagcagcaaaaccTACTCCAGAAACA GACCTCGATGCAGTCTCAGCCCTCCTACGGCTCCAGCTCCCCTACTCACGGAAAAGTCAACAAGCTGCCCTCTGTCAGCCAGCTCATCAACCCGCAGCAGCGTAACACACTCACCCCATCCAGCATGTCTGGAGGCCTGACTGACA tgacTCCCATGATGGGCAATCACATCCCCATGAACGCTGACATGAGTTCACTGAGCCCCACACATGCACTGCAGCAACAGCTCCCCCTGGTgccttcctcccactgtaccccccctcctccatacCCCATGGACAGCAGCATCTCCAG cTTCCTTATACGGCTGGGCTGCGCAGGCTGCTTGGACTACTTCACAGCACAAGGCCTAACCAACATCTACCAGATTGAGAACTATAACATGGAG GACCTGTCCAGGATGAAGATCCCTGTGGAGTTCCAGCACATCATCTGGAAGGGCATCATGGAGCACCGACAGGCCATGGATTTTTCCCCACCTCCCCACATAGTGCGCACCACCAGCGGGGCCTCCTCCGTCAGCATGGGCTCCTCCGAGGCCCGGGGCGAGCGCGTCATTGACGCAGTGCGCTTCACTCTGCGCCAGACCATCTCCTTCCCACCGCGCGACGAGTGGTCTGACTTTTCCTTCGACCTGGATTCTCGCCGCAACAAACAGCAGCGCATCAAGGAGGAGGGCGAGTGA
- the tp63 gene encoding tumor protein 63 isoform X5: MDQSIQNGGSTSTSPYNNDHAQNNVTAPSPYAQPSSTFDALSPSPAIPSNTDYAGPHTFDVSFQQSSTAKSATWTYSTELKKLYCQIAKTCPIQIKVLTNPPQGAVIRAMPVYKKAEHVTEVVKRCPNHELSREFNDAQIAPPSHLIRVEGNSHAQYLEDTITGRQSVLVPYEPPQVGTEFTTILYNFMCNSSCVGGMNRRPILIIVTLETRDGQVLGRRCFEARICACPGRDRKADEDSIRKQHVTDATKSNDGTKRPFRQVSHGIQMSTIKKRRSTDEEVFCLPIKGREIYEILVKIKESLELMQFLPQHTIESYRQQQQNLLQKQTSMQSQPSYGSSSPTHGKVNKLPSVSQLINPQQRNTLTPSSMSGGLTDMTPMMGNHIPMNADMSSLSPTHALQQQLPLVPSSHCTPPPPYPMDSSISSFLIRLGCAGCLDYFTAQGLTNIYQIENYNMEDLSRMKIPVEFQHIIWKGIMEHRQAMDFSPPPHIVRTTSGASSVSMGSSEARGERVIDAVRFTLRQTISFPPRDEWSDFSFDLDSRRNKQQRIKEEGE; this comes from the exons ATGGATCAGAGCATCCAGAACGGCGGCTCAACCTCcaccagcccctacaacaaCGACCATGCACAGAACAACGTGACAGCCCCATCACCCTACGCCCAGCCCAGCTCCACCTTCGACGCCCTGTCTCCCTCACCGGCAATCCCATCCAACACAGATTACGCTGGCCCTCACACTTTTGATGTGTCCTTCCAGCAGTCTAGTACGGCAAAGTCTGCCACCTGGACG TACTCAACAGAACTGAAGAAGTTATACTGCCAAATTGCCAAGACATGTCCCATTCAGATCAAAGTCCTGACCAACCCACCCCAGGGTGCCGTGATCAGAGCCATGCCTGTTTACAAGAAAGCCGAACATGTGACCGAAGTGGTAAAGCGCTGCCCGAACCACGAGCTCAGCCGCGAGTTCAACGATG CTCAGATCGCTCCTCCCAGCCATCTGATTCGCGTGGAGGGAAACAGCCATGCCCAGTACTTGGAGGACACCATCACTGGAAGACAGAGTGTATTAGTTCCTTATGAACCTCCCCAG GTTGGAACAGAATTCACCACGATCTTGTACAACTTCATGTGCAACTCGAGCTGCGTGGGTGGAATGAACAGACGCCCTATTCTCATCATTGTCACTCTGGAAACCAGAGA CGGTCAGGTATTAGGCCGCCGGTGCTTCGAGGCCAGGATCTGCGCCTGCCCGGGCAGAGACCGCAAGGCAGACGAGGACAGCATCCGCAAGCAGCATGTAACAGACGCCACAAAGAGCAATGATGGTACGAAACGCC CTTTCCGCCAGGTTTCCCACGGCATACAGATGTCTACTATCAAGAAGAGAAGATCCACAGACGAGGAGGTGTTCTGTTTGCCT ATTAAAGGCCGTGAAATTTATGAGATTTTGGTAAAAATCAAAGAGTCTCTGGAGCTCATGCAGTTTCTTCCACAACACACCATAGAATCAtaccggcagcagcagcaaaaccTACTCCAGAAACA GACCTCGATGCAGTCTCAGCCCTCCTACGGCTCCAGCTCCCCTACTCACGGAAAAGTCAACAAGCTGCCCTCTGTCAGCCAGCTCATCAACCCGCAGCAGCGTAACACACTCACCCCATCCAGCATGTCTGGAGGCCTGACTGACA tgacTCCCATGATGGGCAATCACATCCCCATGAACGCTGACATGAGTTCACTGAGCCCCACACATGCACTGCAGCAACAGCTCCCCCTGGTgccttcctcccactgtaccccccctcctccatacCCCATGGACAGCAGCATCTCCAG cTTCCTTATACGGCTGGGCTGCGCAGGCTGCTTGGACTACTTCACAGCACAAGGCCTAACCAACATCTACCAGATTGAGAACTATAACATGGAG GACCTGTCCAGGATGAAGATCCCTGTGGAGTTCCAGCACATCATCTGGAAGGGCATCATGGAGCACCGACAGGCCATGGATTTTTCCCCACCTCCCCACATAGTGCGCACCACCAGCGGGGCCTCCTCCGTCAGCATGGGCTCCTCCGAGGCCCGGGGCGAGCGCGTCATTGACGCAGTGCGCTTCACTCTGCGCCAGACCATCTCCTTCCCACCGCGCGACGAGTGGTCTGACTTTTCCTTCGACCTGGATTCTCGCCGCAACAAACAGCAGCGCATCAAGGAGGAGGGCGAGTGA
- the zbtb11 gene encoding zinc finger and BTB domain-containing protein 11, whose translation MSCEESYLAIIRYLTDEQEPYAPGTPGNTKRKIRKAAACYVVRSGTLFYQRRLKGQDEFTELEVVLQDDRRRELIKQAHIMEAGEHLNQQLTWEYISQKYWWRAILKHVKDFIRECPHCLSKRAADDGSGPRPFSRSGRRRAAANANDEEEEDEPEEVGVEGFLFTTSSSHVKCKTAAKHELVFVDSKGEVNQYLPKHSQTILDKLNQQRLSNQFCDITLLIEGEEYRAHKAVLAACSEYFHELFFEKGAVSTHEAVVDLSGFSKVSFLPLLDFAYTSTLTFNFCIMAEIANLARHLLMNEVLLICESVHKQVEEQKLTVYQRGDVHTVVSSQPAPQEILKDESEAYIMALQDGVVVTQGAVAVTGESLAFVAPSKDAFIQQPISVVTDAVEGDQVDGGEAGENELVSLIAHSAQAEPGETVTLISRSAEEMDGETMTVVTHSGQAGASESLAVVSACLAMEQPQVAEAEAFVINMDTDSVSPTEVVKLASAAAPEAAAAASPQESVDPAPIPQKRKRGRPAKVKKEVEEEVTMPPEEEDPSADEGHTDKQEMTSDDPSKRRLRQRSIAEGGYARLHMGLEEEEEGKKSSTPPRAITPKVGPRPGKRGRPPKHPVESQVEGASESGAEPETGAVESVAAEEVSTEEAATMAAAEAETRTNHDQSPTEGAVEGEYTCTECGMSFQRRYSLIMHSLKHEKAFGYKCSLCSKEFQYAASLRAHLTRHKQQRSQRVPITKLLVKQSVDGKVCGDMNNKTLLSHTKREFVCDICGKTLPKLYSLRIHMLTHTGVRPHSCKICGKTFAHKHSLKMHWALHDVTKQFQCEFCKKYFVSKRGMEEHTSLHTGESKYLCNTCGATFFRASALSKHMKKHQPKPDVRPIACTHCDKRFYEAKDLQQHMNKHLGLKPFQCQVCGKCYSWKKDWYSHVKSHSVAEPYKCNVCGKEFFEKALFRRHVKKATHGKKGRVKQNLERECEQCGRKFTQLREYRRHINNHQGVKPFECLTCGVAWADARSLKRHVRTHTGERPYVCPMCQEAHIDARTLRKHMAKYHSDNLPGKIMLEKDTLQFHNQGTQVEHAVSILASDLPPELRPAQQQPSEEIETVLITEETVEAGDATQLDGSVATLSDQGIMQVVNYVLAQQALTDSKLDDAPEMIQTMEVEVAHVAEVE comes from the exons ATGTCGTGTGAGGAGAGCTACTTGGCGATCATCCGCTACCTGACTGATGAACAGGAGCCGTACGCACCGGGGACGCCCGGCAACACCAAGAGGAAAATCCGGAAAGCGGCCGCCTGCTACGTGGTGAGGAGCGGGACGTTGTTTTACCAGCGGCGCCTGAAGGGCCAGGATGAATTCACGGAGCTGGAGGTGGTGCTGCAGGACGACCGGAGGAGGGAACTTATCAAGCAGGCGCACATCATGGAGGCAGGAGAGCACCTGAACCAGCAGCTCACGTGGGAATACATCTCCCAGAAGTACTGGTGGAGAG CGATCCTGAAGCACGTGAAAGACTTCATCAGAGAGTGCCCTCACTGTCTGAGCAAGCGGGCTGCTGACGACGGCTCTGGACCCCGGCCATTTTCCCGGTCAGGGAGACGACGGGCGGCTGCAAACGcgaatgatgaagaagaggaggatgaaccGGAAGAAGTGGGAGTTGAGGGTTTTCTCTTCACCACCTCGTCTTCTCATGTGAAGTGCAAGACGGCGGCCAAGCATGAACTGGTCTTT GTGGACAGTAAGGGTGAGGTGAATCAGTACCTGCCCAAACACAGCCAAACCATTTTGGACAAACTCAACCAGCAGCGTCTCAGCAATCAGTTCTGTGACATCACGCTGCTGATTGAGGGAGAAGAGTACCGAGCGCACAAAGCCGTGTTGGCGGCGTGCAGCGAGTACTTCCACGAGctgttttttgagaagggggCCGTGTCAACACACGAAGCCGTGGTTGACCTCTCTG gtttCAGCAAAGTGAGCTTCCTCCCACTGCTGGACTTTGCGTACACCTCCACGCTCACGTTTAATTTCTGCATCATGGCAGAAATCGCTAACCTTGCCCGACATTTACTCATGAATGAGGTGCTGTTAATATGTGAGTCAGTGCACAAGCAGGTGGAGGAACAGAAGCTGACGGTGTATCAAAGAGGAGACGTGCACACTGTGGTGTCGAGCCAACCGGCTCCTCAGGAGATCTTGAAGGACGAGTCTGAGGCTTACATAATGGCCCTACAGGACGGGGTGGTGGTCACCCAAGGTGCTGTTGCTGTAACGGGCGAGTCCCTGGCATTTGTTGCACCGTCCAAAGATGCGTTCATCCAGCAGCCGATTAGCGTTGTTACTGACGCTGTAGAGGGAGACCAAGTGGATGGAGGGGAGGCTGGTGAAAATGAATTAGTGTCTCTGATCGCACACAGCGCACAGGCTGAGCCAGGAGAGACTGTCACTCTGATCTCACGCAGCGCAGAAGAAATGGATGGGGAGACGATGACTGTGGTCACCCACAGCGGACAGGCTGGAGCCAGCGAGTCCCTCGCTGTGGTGTCAGCCTGTCTGGCGATGGAGCAGCCACAAGTCGCTGAAGCAGAAGCCTTTGTCATAAACATGGACACAGATAGCGTGAGCCCCACAGAGGTTGTCAAACTAGCATCTGCAGCCGCCCccgaagcagcagcagcagcatcgccGCAGGAGAGTGTGGATCCAGCACCTATACCCCAGAAACGAAAACGAGGGCGTCCGGCCAAggtgaagaaggaggtggaggaagaggtgaCCAtgccaccagaggaggaggatccATCGGCCGATGAAGGCCACACAGACAAGCAGGAGATGACGTCGGACGACCCAAGCAAAAGACGACTACGGCAGCGCTCTATCGCTGAGGGCGGTTATGCTCGTCTGCATAtggggctggaggaggaagaggagggaaagaaaagttcTACCCCTCCGCGTGCTATCACTCCGAAG GTGGGTCCGAGGCCTGGGAAGAGGGGACGACCACCAAAGCATCCAGTGGAGAGTCAAGTTGAAGGAGCGTCTGAGTCCGGGGCGGAACCAGAGACAGGCGCCGTGGAGAGCGTGGCAGCCGAAGAGGTCAGCACAGAGGAGGCCGCGACGATGGCGGCGGCAGAGGCAGAGACCCGAACCAACCATGATCAGTCTCCAACAGAGGGCGCTGTGGAAGGAGAGTACACATGCACTGAGTGCGGCATGTCCTTCCAAAGACGCTATTCTCTCATCATGCACTCATTAAAACACGAGAAAGCCTTCGGATATAAGTGCAGC CTGTGTAGTAAGGAGTTCCAGTACGCCGCCTCGCTCCGCGCCCACCTCACCCGacacaagcagcagaggagccagCGGGTGCCCATCACCAAACTCTTGGTCAAACAGAGCGTTGATGGGAAGGTGTGCGGCGATATGAATAACAAGACTTTATTGTCACACACCAAAAGAGAGTTTGTGTGCGACATCTGCGGGAAGACCTTACCGAAGCTTTACTCCCTGAGGATTCACATGCTGACTCACACGGGCGTGCGGCCTCACTCCTGCAAGATCTGTGGCAAGACGTTCGCCCACAAACACAGCCTGAAGATGCACTGGGCGCTGCACGACGTCACCAAACAGTTCCAGTGTGAATTCTGTAAGAAGTACTTTGTGAGCAAGAGGGGCATGGAGGAGCACACCAGCCTGCACACAG GAGAATCAAAGTACTTGTGCAACACGTGCGGAGCAACTTTCTTTCGAGCCTCAGCTCTGAGCAAACACATGAAGAAGCACCAGCCCAAACCTGACGTCCGTCCAATCGCCTGCACTCA CTGTGATAAGAGGTTCTATGAAGCAAAAGATCTTCAGCAGCACATGAATAAGCACCTGGGCCTGAAGCCCTTCCAGTGCCAGGTGTGTGGGAAGTGCTACAGCTGGAAGAAGGACTGGTACTCCCACGTCAAGTCCCACAGCGTGGCCGAGCCCTACAA gtgtaACGTGTGTGGGAAGGAGTTCTTTGAGAAGGCCCTGTTCAGAAGACACGTCAAAAAGGCCACGCACGGGAAGAAGGGCCGAGTAAAGCAGAACCTGGAGAGGGAGTGTGAGCAGTGTGGAAGAAAGTTCACTCAGCTGCGAGAGTACAGACGCCACATCAACAACCACCAGG GAGTGAAGCCATTTGAATGTCTGACTTGTGGCGTTGCCTGGGCCGACGCCCGCTCCCTAAAGCGccacgtgcgcacacacacaggagagcgGCCGTACGTGTGCCCCATGTGCCAGGAGGCCCACATCGATGCGCGCACTCTACGCAAACACATGGCCAAGTACCACAGCGACAACTTGCCCGGTAAGATCATGCTGGAGAAGGACACCCTCCAGTTCCACAACCAGGGCACCCAGGTGGAGCACGCCGTCAGCATCCTGGCGTCCGACCTGCCTCCCGAGCTCCGCCCCGCCCAGCAGCAGCCCTCGGAGGAGATAGAGACGGTGCTGATCACGGAGGAGACGGTGGAGGCCGGGGATGCCACGCAGCTGGACGGCTCAGTGGCCACGCTGTCAGATCAGGGCATCATGCAGGTTGTGAACTACGTCCTGGCCCAGCAGGCCCTCACAGATTCCAAACTGGATGATGCCCCCGAGATGATTCAGAccatggaggtggaggtggctCACGTGGCTGAAGTGGAGTGA
- the tp63 gene encoding tumor protein 63 isoform X3 encodes MLYLETGTATSYSESQYTNLGLLNSMDQSIQNGGSTSTSPYNNDHAQNNVTAPSPYAQPSSTFDALSPSPAIPSNTDYAGPHTFDVSFQQSSTAKSATWTYSTELKKLYCQIAKTCPIQIKVLTNPPQGAVIRAMPVYKKAEHVTEVVKRCPNHELSREFNDAQIAPPSHLIRVEGNSHAQYLEDTITGRQSVLVPYEPPQVGTEFTTILYNFMCNSSCVGGMNRRPILIIVTLETRDGQVLGRRCFEARICACPGRDRKADEDSIRKQHVTDATKSNDGTKRPFRQVSHGIQMSTIKKRRSTDEEVFCLPIKGREIYEILVKIKESLELMQFLPQHTIESYRQQQQNLLQKQTSMQSQPSYGSSSPTHGKVNKLPSVSQLINPQQRNTLTPSSMSGGLTDMTPMMGNHIPMNADMSSLSPTHALQQQLPLVPSSHCTPPPPYPMDSSISSFLIRLGCAGCLDYFTAQGLTNIYQIENYNMEDLSRMKIPVEFQHIIWKGIMEHRQAMDFSPPPHIVRTTSGASSVSMGSSEARGERVIDAVRFTLRQTISFPPRDEWSDFSFDLDSRRNKQQRIKEEGE; translated from the exons ATGTTGTACCTGGAGACAGGGACCGCTACATCCTACAGTGAG TCGCAGTACACAAACCTGGGGCTCCTGAACAGCATGGATCAGAGCATCCAGAACGGCGGCTCAACCTCcaccagcccctacaacaaCGACCATGCACAGAACAACGTGACAGCCCCATCACCCTACGCCCAGCCCAGCTCCACCTTCGACGCCCTGTCTCCCTCACCGGCAATCCCATCCAACACAGATTACGCTGGCCCTCACACTTTTGATGTGTCCTTCCAGCAGTCTAGTACGGCAAAGTCTGCCACCTGGACG TACTCAACAGAACTGAAGAAGTTATACTGCCAAATTGCCAAGACATGTCCCATTCAGATCAAAGTCCTGACCAACCCACCCCAGGGTGCCGTGATCAGAGCCATGCCTGTTTACAAGAAAGCCGAACATGTGACCGAAGTGGTAAAGCGCTGCCCGAACCACGAGCTCAGCCGCGAGTTCAACGATG CTCAGATCGCTCCTCCCAGCCATCTGATTCGCGTGGAGGGAAACAGCCATGCCCAGTACTTGGAGGACACCATCACTGGAAGACAGAGTGTATTAGTTCCTTATGAACCTCCCCAG GTTGGAACAGAATTCACCACGATCTTGTACAACTTCATGTGCAACTCGAGCTGCGTGGGTGGAATGAACAGACGCCCTATTCTCATCATTGTCACTCTGGAAACCAGAGA CGGTCAGGTATTAGGCCGCCGGTGCTTCGAGGCCAGGATCTGCGCCTGCCCGGGCAGAGACCGCAAGGCAGACGAGGACAGCATCCGCAAGCAGCATGTAACAGACGCCACAAAGAGCAATGATGGTACGAAACGCC CTTTCCGCCAGGTTTCCCACGGCATACAGATGTCTACTATCAAGAAGAGAAGATCCACAGACGAGGAGGTGTTCTGTTTGCCT ATTAAAGGCCGTGAAATTTATGAGATTTTGGTAAAAATCAAAGAGTCTCTGGAGCTCATGCAGTTTCTTCCACAACACACCATAGAATCAtaccggcagcagcagcaaaaccTACTCCAGAAACA GACCTCGATGCAGTCTCAGCCCTCCTACGGCTCCAGCTCCCCTACTCACGGAAAAGTCAACAAGCTGCCCTCTGTCAGCCAGCTCATCAACCCGCAGCAGCGTAACACACTCACCCCATCCAGCATGTCTGGAGGCCTGACTGACA tgacTCCCATGATGGGCAATCACATCCCCATGAACGCTGACATGAGTTCACTGAGCCCCACACATGCACTGCAGCAACAGCTCCCCCTGGTgccttcctcccactgtaccccccctcctccatacCCCATGGACAGCAGCATCTCCAG cTTCCTTATACGGCTGGGCTGCGCAGGCTGCTTGGACTACTTCACAGCACAAGGCCTAACCAACATCTACCAGATTGAGAACTATAACATGGAG GACCTGTCCAGGATGAAGATCCCTGTGGAGTTCCAGCACATCATCTGGAAGGGCATCATGGAGCACCGACAGGCCATGGATTTTTCCCCACCTCCCCACATAGTGCGCACCACCAGCGGGGCCTCCTCCGTCAGCATGGGCTCCTCCGAGGCCCGGGGCGAGCGCGTCATTGACGCAGTGCGCTTCACTCTGCGCCAGACCATCTCCTTCCCACCGCGCGACGAGTGGTCTGACTTTTCCTTCGACCTGGATTCTCGCCGCAACAAACAGCAGCGCATCAAGGAGGAGGGCGAGTGA